Proteins encoded by one window of Rutidosis leptorrhynchoides isolate AG116_Rl617_1_P2 chromosome 7, CSIRO_AGI_Rlap_v1, whole genome shotgun sequence:
- the LOC139857501 gene encoding WD-40 repeat-containing protein MSI3-like, producing MATEEDNGGEDYQVEEEFSVWRKNTPFLYDLVLSHSLEWPSLTVQWLPSTPSLYDDGSFAVHKMILGTHTSDDCPNFLLVAEAHLPVNPASALETNLENQRIPKVDVIQKMHVDGEVNRARCMPQIPSIVAAKTSSSEVYIFDSTKQPLDHEGGSCAPDVRLRGHDKEGYGLSWNPFREGYLLSGSNDCKICLWDVSAMPENKVLDAKHIYEDHGSVVEDVSWHLMNDSLFGSVGDDCKLMIWDLRTNKHEQAVVVHEKEVNYLSFNPYNEWVLATASSDTTVGLFDMRKLTAPLHVLSSHTEEVFQVEWDPNHETVLASSADDRRLMVWDLNRIGDEQLEGEAEDGPPELLFSHGGHKAKISDFSWNKNEPWVISSVAEDNALQVWQMAESIYREDDDI from the exons ATGGCGACGGAGGAAGACAACGGCGGCGAAGACTACCAAGTGGAAGAAGAATTCAGTGTGTGGAGAAAAAACACTCCGTTTTTGTACGATCTTGTTTTATCTCACTCTCTTGAGTGGCCGTCACTCACCGTCCAGTGGCTTCCCTCAACGCCGTCGTTGTACGACGACGGTTCATTTGCCGTTCACAAAATGATCCTTGGGACCCACACATCTGATGATTGCCCTAATTTCCTTTTAGTTGCAGAAGCTCATTTGCCTGTTAATCCTGCATCTGCACTTGAAACAAATTTGGAAAATCAGAGAATCCCAAAG GTAGATGTTATTCAGAAGATGCATGTTGACGGAGAGGTGAATCGGGCAAGATGTATGCCACAAATTCCGTCAATTGTTGCAGCTAAAACCAGTTCATCTGAAGTTTATATATTTGATTCAACAAAGCAACCTTTAGATCATGAAGGTGGTTCTTGTGCTCCTGATGTTAGATTGAGAGGTCATGATAAAGAAGGATATGGGCTGTCTTGGAACCCTTTTAGAGAAGGGTACTTGTTAAGTGGTTCCAATGATTGCAAAATTTGTTTGTGGGATGTTTCTGCAATGCCTGAAAATAAAGTTCTTGATGCTAAACATATTTATGAG GATCATGGGAGTGTTGTTGAAGATGTATCTTGGCATTTGATGAATGATAGTTTATTCGGGTCAGTTGGGGATGACTGCAAGCTGATGATTTGGGATTTGCGCACAAATAAACATGAACAAGCTGTGGTTGTTCATGAGAAAGAG GTTAATTATCTGTCTTTCAATCCATATAATGAGTGGGTTTTGGCTACAGCTTCCTCAGATACCACTGTCGGTTTGTTTGATATGCGGAAGCTGACAGCACCGTTGCATGTTTTAAGTAGTCATAC TGAGGAGGTATTTCAAGTGGAGTGGGATCCAAACCATGAAACCGTGCTCGCATCCTCCGCTGATGACAGAAGGTTGATGGTGTGGGATCTAAACAG AATTGGAGATGAACAATTGGAAGGAGAAGCAGAAGATGGACCTCCGGAGCTGCTGTTTTCTCATGGTGGTCACAAGGCCAAAATATCCGATTTCTCATGGAACAAAAATGAACCATGGGTTATATCTAGTGTTGCGGAAGACAATGCTCTACAGGTCTGGCAGATGGCTGAAAGCATTTATCGTGAAGATGATGACATTTGA